The Maniola hyperantus chromosome 2, iAphHyp1.2, whole genome shotgun sequence genome includes a region encoding these proteins:
- the LOC138404423 gene encoding 17-beta-hydroxysteroid dehydrogenase 14-like yields MSFKNKVVIVTGASSGIGAVIAEEFSAEGAKVVIVGRSEAKLNHVARSCTNYLIVRADLSRDEDVQKIIDETIDKFGRIDILVNNAGTYADASLLSGNLMESYDFIIRVNLRALIYLTSLAAPYIVKTKGNIINISSIVGSIAPISSGSLCYNVSKAAVNHFTTCIATELGEFGVRVNTVSPGPVYTEFIENTGFPGPWDIYKPATVLNRISRSKEIAYMVLFLASDKAKSITGVNYLVDNGMAIKRLTL; encoded by the coding sequence ATGAGTTTCAAAAACAAAGTGGTAATAGTGACAGGAGCAAGCTCTGGTATAGGAGCGGTAATCGCTGAAGAATTTAGTGCTGAAGGAGCGAAAGTGGTAATAGTGGGAAGAAGTGAAGCTAAATTGAATCATGTCGCTAGAAGCTGTACCAACTACTTAATCGTGCGCGCTGATCTATCCAGAGACGAAGATGTCCAAAAGATAATAGACGAGACAATAGACAAGTTTGGGCGAATAGACATCTTGGTCAACAACGCAGGAACCTATGCCGATGCTTCCCTTCTAAGCGGTAACCTTATGGAGTCATACGATTTTATTATTCGTGTCAATCTTCGCGCGCTTATATACCTGACGAGTTTGGCTGCTCCATATATTGTTAAAACTAAGGGTaacatcatcaatatatccagTATTGTGGGATCTATTGCACCCATATCATCTGGCTCTCTTTGTTATAACGTATCGAAAGCAGCCGTGAACCATTTCACCACTTGTATTGCGACGGAATTGGGAGAATTCGGAGTTCGAGTCAATACTGTCAGTCCAGGACCCGTGTATACTGAATTCATAGAAAACACTGGCTTCCCGGGACCCTGGGATATTTATAAACCTGCAACAGTGTTGAACAGGATATCGAGATCGAAAGAAATAGCGTATATGGTACTCTTTCTTGCGAGTGATAAAGCGAAGTCTATCACGGGAGTTAATTATTTAGTCGACAATGGTATGGCCATCAAGCGTTTAACACTGTGA
- the LOC138403796 gene encoding meso-2,3-butanediol dehydrogenase-like produces the protein MSFQNKVLIVTEASSGIGGAVAEEFSAEEAKVVMVGRNETKLNNVTKRCSSPLIVRADLSKDEDIKKIIDETIAKFGQIDMLVNNAGTYADASLLSGNIMESYDFIIRVNLRALIYLTSLAAPHIVKTKGNIINVSSVCVCVLDNRPTGLCANNVSKATVNHFTTCIAPELGALGVRVNTVSTRPVNTDFIENTGFPGPWETYKPVTLLNRVSEPKEIADVVLFLASDKAKSITGVNYLTDNGMAIKR, from the exons ATGAGTTTCCAAAATAAGGTATTGATCGTAACAGAAGCAAGCTCTGGTATAGGTGGCGCAGTCGCTGAAGAGTTTAGCGCTGAAGAAGCGAAAGTCGTGATGGTGGGCAGAAATGAAACTAAATTGAATAATGTCACCAAACGCTGCAGCAGCCCCTTAATCGTACGAGCTGATCTATCCAAAGATGAAGATATCAAAAAGATAATAGACGAGACAATAGCCAAGTTTGGACAAATAGACATGTTGGTAAACAACGCAGGAACCTATGCAGATGCTTCTCTTCTAAGCGGTAACATTATGGAGTCATACGATTTTATTATTCGTGTCAATCTTCGCGCGCTTATATATTTAACGAGTTTGGCTGCTCCGCATATTGTTAAAACTAAAGGAAACATCATCAATGTAtccagtgtgtgtgtgtgt gttttagacaatcgccctacaggtttaTGTGCGAATAACGTATCTAAAGCAACCGTAAACCATTTCACCACTTGTATTGCGCCGGAGCTGGGAGCACTTGGAGTACGAGTTAACACTGTCAGTACAAGACCTGTCAACACAGACTTTATAGAAAACACCGGTTTTCCAGGACCTTGGGAGACGTACAAACCAGTTACTTTGCTGAACAGAGTATCTGAACCTAAAGAAATCGCGGATGTGGTGCTCTTCCTTGCAAGCGATAAAGCCAAGTCTATCACGGGAGTTAATTACTTAACTGATAACGGTATGGCTATTAAGCGTTGA